One window of Hypomesus transpacificus isolate Combined female unplaced genomic scaffold, fHypTra1 scaffold_30, whole genome shotgun sequence genomic DNA carries:
- the srrd gene encoding SRR1-like protein isoform X2: MPEKGEGWQVARRKKGANRRRKPSHPGDHTPEHTETLDLQRTRERITKTMSELRCTDFWPEWKEQLKGILLAPGSSEAGRDLAPGASVSVPECEGNVESELECVCYGLGSFSSCVSARYQLAMLLLLLDSLQIPVKSCSLYDPVFSSGERDVLRELGLTVLTENEEGKRQVTRPTLFYLMHCGKALYNNLLWKNWQRETLPLLTIVGNSFSGIHERMVDRELQRDYTYIAHCSGCECGL; the protein is encoded by the exons ATGCCGGAGAAAGGCGAGGGGTGGCAGGTGGCCCGTCGGAAGAAGGGGGCTAATCGGAGGAGAAAGCCGTCTCATCCGGGCGATCACACCCCAGAGCATACCGAGACATTGGATCTCCAGAGAACTAGGGAGCGAATCACAAAAACCAT gTCTGAGCTGAGGTGTACAGACTTTTGGCCAGAGTGGAAGG aaCAACTCAAAGGCATTTTGTTAGCTCCAGGATCTTCCGAGGCTGGCCGTGACCTGGCCCCTGGAGCCTCTGTCAGCGTGCCAGAGTGCGAGGGAAACGTGGAGTCTGagctggaatgtgtgtgttacgGCCTGGGCTCCttttcttcctgtgtgtcagcCCGCTATCAGCTGGCCATGCTGCTCCTCTTGCTGGACTCTCTACAG ATCCCGGTGAAGAGCTGCTCTTTGTACGACCCTGTGTTCTCCTCGGGGGAGAGGGATGTACTGAGGGAGCTGGGCCTCACAGTCCTCACTGAgaacgag gaagggaagagacaGGTGACCAGGCCCACTCTGTTTTACCTGATGCATTGTGGGAAAGCACTGTACAACAACCTGCTGTGGAAGAACTGGCAGAGAGAAACCCTGCCCCTGCTGACCATCGTAGGAAACAGCTTCTCTGGCATACATGAgag AATGGTGGACAGGGAGCTTCAGAGAGACTACACGTACATTGCTCAT TGTTCAGGCTGTGAGTGTGGTCTGTGA
- the srrd gene encoding SRR1-like protein isoform X1, translating to MPEKGEGWQVARRKKGANRRRKPSHPGDHTPEHTETLDLQRTRERITKTMSELRCTDFWPEWKEQLKGILLAPGSSEAGRDLAPGASVSVPECEGNVESELECVCYGLGSFSSCVSARYQLAMLLLLLDSLQIPVKSCSLYDPVFSSGERDVLRELGLTVLTENEEGKRQVTRPTLFYLMHCGKALYNNLLWKNWQRETLPLLTIVGNSFSGIHERMVDRELQRDYTYIAHAVSVVCERALPCSSRLLDVFNDTALITFPPLSLDKLPPCTWAQPPEPLYQHFPDLEIIQRQQHR from the exons ATGCCGGAGAAAGGCGAGGGGTGGCAGGTGGCCCGTCGGAAGAAGGGGGCTAATCGGAGGAGAAAGCCGTCTCATCCGGGCGATCACACCCCAGAGCATACCGAGACATTGGATCTCCAGAGAACTAGGGAGCGAATCACAAAAACCAT gTCTGAGCTGAGGTGTACAGACTTTTGGCCAGAGTGGAAGG aaCAACTCAAAGGCATTTTGTTAGCTCCAGGATCTTCCGAGGCTGGCCGTGACCTGGCCCCTGGAGCCTCTGTCAGCGTGCCAGAGTGCGAGGGAAACGTGGAGTCTGagctggaatgtgtgtgttacgGCCTGGGCTCCttttcttcctgtgtgtcagcCCGCTATCAGCTGGCCATGCTGCTCCTCTTGCTGGACTCTCTACAG ATCCCGGTGAAGAGCTGCTCTTTGTACGACCCTGTGTTCTCCTCGGGGGAGAGGGATGTACTGAGGGAGCTGGGCCTCACAGTCCTCACTGAgaacgag gaagggaagagacaGGTGACCAGGCCCACTCTGTTTTACCTGATGCATTGTGGGAAAGCACTGTACAACAACCTGCTGTGGAAGAACTGGCAGAGAGAAACCCTGCCCCTGCTGACCATCGTAGGAAACAGCTTCTCTGGCATACATGAgag AATGGTGGACAGGGAGCTTCAGAGAGACTACACGTACATTGCTCAT GCTGTGAGTGTGGTCTGTGAGCGAGcccttccctgctcctcccGCCTCCTGGACGTCTTCAACGACACCGCTCTCATCAccttcccccccctcagccTTGACAAACTCCCTCCATGCACCTGGGCACAGCCGCCAGAGCCGCTGTACCAACACTTCCCCGACCTGGAGATCATACAGAGGCAACAACACAGATAG